The following coding sequences are from one Microbulbifer sp. TB1203 window:
- a CDS encoding biopolymer transporter ExbD produces the protein MRSRRHARSKEAPELDITAFLNLMVVLVPFLLVSAVFSRVTILELNMPSGAGGGAPDDPTVTVEVVVRKDVLEISDGEKVIARFPNLIESGQPSEEGAESAPVEEGEGTPILPTEEVYDLKKLAKFLLEVKASYPEKTDSILLMEPEVAYEHLVGVMDAVRGAEVRQEGSDPDDPEAVERVVLFPDISIGDAP, from the coding sequence ATGAGAAGTCGGCGTCACGCTAGAAGCAAAGAAGCTCCAGAGCTGGACATCACCGCCTTTCTCAACTTGATGGTGGTGCTGGTGCCGTTTCTGTTGGTATCGGCAGTCTTTTCCCGAGTCACCATCCTGGAGCTGAATATGCCGTCCGGCGCGGGCGGCGGTGCACCTGACGACCCCACGGTGACCGTGGAAGTGGTGGTGCGTAAAGACGTGTTGGAGATCAGCGACGGCGAAAAGGTGATCGCCCGCTTTCCCAACCTGATTGAATCCGGGCAGCCGTCGGAGGAAGGCGCGGAGAGCGCTCCGGTAGAAGAGGGCGAAGGCACTCCCATACTGCCCACGGAAGAAGTCTACGACCTGAAAAAGCTGGCCAAATTCCTACTGGAAGTAAAAGCCAGTTATCCGGAAAAAACCGATTCGATCCTGCTGATGGAGCCGGAAGTTGCCTACGAACATCTGGTGGGAGTGATGGACGCCGTACGCGGCGCCGAAGTGCGGCAGGAGGGCAGCGACCCGGATGATCCGGAAGCGGTGGAAAGAGTGGTTCTCTTCCCGGATATATCCATAGGAGATGCGCCGTGA
- a CDS encoding tetratricopeptide repeat protein — protein sequence MLPRLVSTPLGVALSSLCTLSFALWTSSAAAAPVREKENLRDLFFGQALFQAYQENYFDAIVALDTELNQYRRLDEPELDPFTTHYGQAEFSVGDLELSYRMHREAGRAIEAVLKGNVPQPVRNEAAYRLAKIQYHKQQPQNALHALEMIEGRVPERVRAEEQFLRARVYMELGRFEEAVELLKDLKGEPSLAGFVEYNLGIAQMKAGQEERGVLELTALGKTGSSDPARQALSDKTNLLLGYHLMETGELELARPYFDRVHLEGPFSNKALLGAGWVEARAGRFDRALVPWKLLQDRQSTNEAVQEALLAVPYAYGKLDVHSTAAINYGRALETFSHEIDVLSNSIISIREGKFLEALRRKEADQVQNWVVALRNLPGAPETHYLLDLMASNDYQEFLRNYHDLNDLFERNESWLGSLTAYEDIIELRRSYYEPLLPGIDHKFRELDARIKLRIEQRDKFASRIEQMLVSRRPEYLAFADEQQARLKLARMREILARGPRHYSEEAEARIARLEGVLEWRLSTEYDQRLTEAYKHLQQLNEEIEKLQVVYHSFVRSRQAATHSYKGYNDTIAQLRSRLKMAQTKLETLMARQGTMLETLAVNELDRRRAQLESYQIKARFALADSYDRANELQEQRLDQRKIEQHRSSQPEALPQDNPPELEAPTEEGGDA from the coding sequence ATGCTGCCGCGTCTGGTTTCGACTCCGCTCGGCGTCGCGCTGTCTTCGCTGTGCACGCTTTCCTTTGCGTTGTGGACCTCCTCCGCAGCAGCCGCTCCTGTACGCGAGAAGGAAAACCTCCGGGATCTGTTTTTCGGCCAGGCGCTATTCCAGGCCTATCAGGAAAACTACTTCGATGCCATCGTCGCTCTGGACACCGAGCTGAACCAGTACCGCCGGCTGGATGAGCCGGAACTGGACCCTTTTACCACCCACTACGGCCAGGCGGAGTTCTCCGTCGGTGACCTGGAACTCTCCTACCGTATGCACCGCGAGGCCGGTCGCGCAATCGAAGCTGTGCTGAAGGGCAATGTGCCCCAGCCGGTGCGCAACGAAGCGGCCTATCGGCTGGCGAAAATCCAGTACCACAAACAGCAGCCGCAAAATGCCCTGCATGCCCTGGAGATGATCGAGGGGCGGGTGCCCGAGCGCGTGCGTGCGGAAGAGCAATTCCTGCGCGCGCGGGTGTATATGGAGCTGGGCCGTTTCGAGGAAGCAGTGGAGTTGCTGAAGGACCTGAAGGGCGAGCCCTCCCTGGCAGGCTTCGTGGAGTACAACCTGGGCATTGCGCAGATGAAAGCGGGCCAGGAGGAGCGGGGTGTGCTTGAACTCACCGCGCTGGGCAAGACCGGCAGCTCCGATCCGGCCAGACAGGCACTGTCGGACAAGACCAACCTGCTGCTGGGTTATCACCTGATGGAGACGGGCGAGCTGGAACTGGCCAGGCCCTATTTCGACCGGGTGCACCTGGAGGGGCCTTTTTCCAATAAGGCGCTGCTGGGGGCCGGCTGGGTCGAGGCCCGGGCCGGCCGTTTTGATCGCGCGCTGGTGCCCTGGAAGTTGCTGCAGGATCGCCAGTCTACCAACGAAGCGGTGCAGGAGGCGCTGCTCGCCGTGCCCTATGCCTACGGCAAGCTGGACGTGCACAGTACAGCGGCGATCAACTACGGACGCGCGCTGGAAACCTTCAGCCATGAAATCGATGTGTTGAGCAACTCCATCATCAGTATTCGCGAGGGCAAATTTCTTGAGGCGCTGCGCCGCAAGGAGGCGGACCAGGTGCAGAACTGGGTGGTGGCCCTGCGCAATCTGCCCGGTGCACCGGAAACCCATTACCTGCTGGATCTGATGGCGTCCAACGACTACCAGGAGTTCCTGCGCAATTACCACGATCTCAACGACCTGTTCGAGCGCAACGAGAGCTGGCTCGGCAGCCTGACCGCTTACGAGGATATTATCGAGCTGCGTCGCTCCTACTACGAGCCGCTGCTGCCGGGTATCGACCACAAGTTCCGCGAGCTGGATGCGCGCATCAAGCTGCGCATTGAACAGCGGGATAAGTTTGCCAGCCGCATCGAACAGATGCTGGTCAGCCGCCGCCCGGAGTATCTCGCATTCGCCGATGAGCAGCAGGCGCGCCTGAAGCTCGCGCGCATGCGTGAAATACTCGCCCGCGGTCCCCGGCACTACAGCGAGGAAGCTGAGGCGCGTATCGCGCGCCTGGAAGGTGTTCTCGAGTGGCGCTTGTCCACCGAGTACGACCAGCGCCTTACGGAAGCCTACAAGCACCTGCAGCAACTCAATGAAGAAATTGAAAAACTGCAGGTGGTGTATCACTCCTTTGTCCGCAGCCGCCAGGCGGCGACCCACAGCTATAAGGGCTATAACGACACCATCGCACAGCTGCGCAGCCGCCTGAAAATGGCACAGACGAAGCTGGAAACCCTGATGGCGCGCCAGGGCACCATGCTGGAAACCCTCGCCGTCAACGAACTGGACCGCCGTCGCGCGCAACTGGAGAGCTACCAGATCAAAGCCCGCTTCGCCCTGGCAGACAGCTACGACCGCGCCAACGAATTGCAGGAACAGCGCCTCGACCAGAGGAAGATTGAGCAGCACCGCAGCTCCCAGCCGGAAGCTCTACCGCAGGACAACCCGCCGGAACTGGAAGCGCCCACCGAAGAGGGGGGCGACGCGTGA
- a CDS encoding biopolymer transporter ExbD: MKRESRRMKRMARSHKRKTPGMNLTSLMDVFTILVFFLLTNTSSNEALEPPKVITLPDSVVESKPRETVTLMVTDEEILVESRSVIATAEVIDSEETIIQAIREAMIAEMDKAITVAAAEVKEGAEDTGEEEVQPEPPEVNILADRTIPFSLLKKVMSSCTDAGYTRVSLAVIQKASQG, encoded by the coding sequence GTGAAACGTGAAAGCCGACGCATGAAGCGTATGGCCCGGAGCCATAAGCGCAAAACCCCGGGCATGAACCTGACATCGCTGATGGATGTATTCACCATCCTGGTGTTTTTCCTGCTCACCAACACCTCGAGCAACGAGGCGCTGGAGCCGCCCAAGGTGATCACCCTGCCGGATTCGGTTGTGGAGTCCAAGCCGCGGGAAACCGTGACACTGATGGTGACAGACGAAGAGATACTGGTCGAATCCAGATCCGTCATCGCCACCGCCGAAGTGATCGATAGCGAGGAGACGATAATCCAGGCCATCAGGGAGGCAATGATTGCGGAGATGGACAAGGCGATAACCGTCGCTGCCGCCGAAGTGAAAGAGGGCGCTGAGGATACAGGCGAAGAAGAAGTCCAACCGGAACCGCCGGAGGTCAACATTCTCGCCGACAGGACCATCCCGTTCAGTCTGCTGAAGAAGGTGATGTCCAGCTGTACTGATGCGGGCTACACACGGGTCTCCCTGGCGGTTATTCAGAAAGCATCTCAAGGTTAG
- a CDS encoding tetratricopeptide repeat protein, translated as MNLKAVKIILHSFAALSLALLLASCASGPQTGRVSDYSSVRVSGSVSRDFERSLEYLQEEKYAAAIELLQAVIEREQRLPAPYINLGIAYYKSGDEKHAEEAFLKALELDPQHPVATNELAVLYRKQGRFAEAKKAYTNALAENPDYLPLIKNLGILCDLYLQDLQCAMAQFQQYLQHEPDDKDVSIWMADIKRRAGN; from the coding sequence ATGAATTTGAAGGCCGTAAAAATAATTTTGCACAGCTTCGCCGCACTGTCTCTGGCATTGCTGCTGGCCTCCTGCGCCTCCGGCCCACAGACCGGCAGGGTGTCCGATTATTCCTCGGTGCGGGTTTCCGGCAGTGTCAGCCGCGATTTCGAACGCTCGCTGGAGTATCTGCAGGAAGAGAAATACGCGGCGGCCATTGAACTGTTGCAAGCGGTTATCGAGCGCGAACAGCGTCTGCCGGCTCCCTACATCAACCTGGGTATCGCCTACTACAAGAGCGGCGACGAAAAGCACGCGGAAGAGGCCTTTTTGAAAGCGCTGGAGCTGGACCCGCAACACCCGGTGGCCACCAATGAACTGGCGGTGCTCTACCGCAAACAGGGCCGCTTCGCCGAAGCGAAGAAGGCCTATACCAATGCGCTGGCGGAGAATCCGGACTACCTGCCGCTGATCAAGAACCTGGGTATTCTCTGCGATCTGTACCTGCAGGATTTGCAATGTGCCATGGCCCAGTTCCAGCAGTACCTGCAGCATGAGCCGGATGATAAAGACGTAAGTATCTGGATGGCCGATATCAAGAGACGGGCCGGTAACTGA
- a CDS encoding MotA/TolQ/ExbB proton channel family protein, which produces MDFFNSVIAFFQTGGTFMYPILVVAALGAAVAVERYIRLLYERHTNRAMWDKLQPVLNAGDFDRARNLVKQDNSGVSKVLAMGLARQGTVRRREDIEIAMEEEMMEIIPQLEKRTPYIALFSNIATLLGLLGTIMGLIEAFTAVANANPAEKADLLSASISVAMNTTAFGLMTGIPLLVVHALLNSLTGQIVDSLEMASVKALNIISTSTRRRSEVAADNDPVVAAAQAGEEAAVQETAADKTDESTGEEQQLEKV; this is translated from the coding sequence ATGGACTTTTTCAACAGCGTAATCGCGTTCTTCCAGACTGGTGGTACTTTCATGTACCCCATTCTTGTGGTGGCAGCGCTGGGGGCCGCGGTGGCAGTCGAACGCTATATCCGCCTGCTTTATGAACGCCACACCAACCGCGCCATGTGGGACAAGCTGCAGCCGGTCCTGAATGCAGGGGATTTCGACCGCGCGCGCAACCTGGTCAAGCAGGATAACTCCGGCGTGAGCAAAGTGCTGGCCATGGGGCTGGCCCGCCAGGGCACTGTGCGCCGCCGCGAGGATATCGAGATCGCCATGGAAGAAGAGATGATGGAGATTATTCCGCAACTGGAAAAGCGCACTCCCTATATCGCTCTCTTTTCCAATATCGCCACCCTGCTGGGTCTGCTCGGTACCATTATGGGCCTGATCGAAGCCTTTACCGCGGTAGCCAACGCCAATCCGGCGGAGAAAGCGGATCTCCTATCCGCCAGTATTTCCGTGGCCATGAACACTACCGCCTTCGGTCTGATGACCGGTATTCCTCTGTTGGTGGTCCATGCGCTGCTGAACTCCCTGACCGGCCAGATCGTCGACAGCCTGGAGATGGCCTCGGTAAAAGCTCTGAACATTATTTCCACCTCCACTCGCCGTCGCAGCGAAGTGGCTGCGGACAACGACCCGGTGGTTGCCGCCGCGCAGGCCGGGGAAGAAGCCGCTGTGCAGGAAACTGCGGCCGATAAGACTGATGAATCCACTGGCGAAGAACAGCAGCTGGAAAAAGTGTAA
- a CDS encoding tetratricopeptide repeat protein produces the protein MKLPLSLSVGAAGRPSTVGREPSFRLAKIHRGQRRRAAPPLLQCATAASLALLLSACATNSGKTIASLKKVDIEIKEQHIDGSLEKALASYQKYLQETPETALTPEAMRRIADLKIKQAHRAEDAVIDNAVTAANSSGAVVSIDAEAADGNDQRLDAPSRIDAPVGAVPPAAAAASGSIASRGGESDRAFEERASAGVDIAADDSPLAVPGGDSESVLSANAREAIALYKDLLAKYPLYDRNDQVMYQLSRAYEETGEIDNAVDVLRQMVAKYPNSRHIDEAYFRLGEYYFIRKKYLDAEESYGKVIGIGVASSFYELALYKRGWSLFKQDMYELALDDYVTMLDYKVSQGYDFEQQTNDVERKHVEDTFRVISLSFSYLGGADSIVDYFSRKGARDYESYVYSHLGEYYLDKRRYQDAAESYNAFVDRNPLHKVAPDFSIRVIEIYQKGGFPKLVLDAKKDFATTYALNAQYWTVFDIAEYSEAVEFLQGNLIDLAGHYHAAYQDKRLKDQKAEHYKEAIHWYRAYLQSFSDKPRAPEINYQMAGLMLENRDFHNAALEYERTAYEYPAHKDSSEAGYAAVYAYREHLGTALKDAGAPKRAPFQREIIRSSLKFADTFPQHAKAPQVMVGAVEDLYSLKDFPQTIQNGRLLLEKFPTAETEIRRSAWMLVAHASFDTEAFVEAEAAYGEALVLTTVDAEDRAGLIDNLAASIYQQGDQARKQEDHALAARHFLRIRQAAPGASVLATAEYDAAASLIVLKDWTQAASVLNGFRQHFPEHELTKEVTKKLAVVYQESGELLLAAAEFERIERESEDEDVRREALTQAADLYSAAKDSEKALRVLRRYVKLFPAPMEPALETRQKIAGLYKAAGDQQNYMGELREMVRIEGRGGEERNDRTRYLAGNAALVLAEPEYEAFTQVRLVAPIEQNLNTKRIRMKRAISAYTDLIDYQVADVTAAATYYLAEIYFHFSRALKESERPTNLSPLELEEYELALEDQIYPFEEKAISVHEKNVELLGMGIYNAWVEKSIGKLAGLVPARYARAEDAGQFLQTIVPVPEVPEPEEPKGS, from the coding sequence GTGAAACTGCCATTGTCCCTCTCTGTAGGAGCGGCGGGGCGGCCATCCACCGTTGGCCGCGAACCGTCTTTCCGGCTGGCAAAAATTCATCGCGGCCAACGGCGGAGGGCCGCCCCGCCGCTCCTACAGTGCGCCACCGCCGCTTCACTGGCCCTGCTGTTGAGCGCCTGCGCGACCAACAGCGGCAAGACCATCGCCAGTCTCAAGAAAGTCGATATCGAAATCAAGGAACAGCATATCGACGGCAGTCTGGAAAAAGCCCTGGCCAGCTACCAGAAATATTTGCAGGAAACTCCGGAAACCGCGTTGACGCCGGAGGCCATGCGGCGTATCGCAGACCTGAAAATAAAGCAGGCCCACCGCGCGGAAGATGCGGTGATCGACAATGCCGTCACCGCGGCAAACAGCAGCGGTGCGGTGGTTTCCATTGACGCTGAGGCGGCGGACGGCAACGACCAACGTCTCGACGCCCCCAGCCGTATTGACGCCCCGGTAGGCGCAGTCCCACCCGCAGCCGCAGCCGCCTCCGGCAGCATTGCCAGCCGCGGGGGTGAGTCCGACCGCGCATTCGAGGAGCGCGCCAGCGCCGGTGTGGATATCGCTGCCGATGACAGCCCGCTGGCCGTGCCCGGTGGCGATTCCGAGTCGGTCCTTTCTGCCAATGCGCGCGAGGCAATCGCGCTGTACAAAGACCTGCTGGCGAAGTACCCGTTGTACGACCGCAACGACCAGGTGATGTACCAGTTGTCCCGCGCCTACGAAGAGACCGGGGAAATAGACAACGCGGTGGACGTGTTGCGCCAGATGGTGGCCAAATACCCCAACTCGCGGCATATCGACGAGGCCTATTTCCGCCTGGGCGAATATTACTTTATCCGCAAGAAATATCTGGACGCCGAGGAATCCTACGGCAAGGTGATCGGAATCGGCGTCGCCTCAAGTTTCTACGAACTGGCGTTGTACAAGCGCGGTTGGTCCCTGTTCAAGCAGGATATGTACGAGCTGGCGTTGGACGACTACGTCACCATGCTCGACTACAAGGTGTCCCAGGGCTACGATTTTGAACAGCAGACCAACGACGTCGAGCGCAAGCACGTTGAAGACACCTTCCGCGTAATCAGCCTGAGTTTCTCTTACCTGGGCGGGGCGGATTCCATCGTGGACTACTTCTCGCGCAAGGGCGCGCGGGACTACGAATCCTATGTCTACAGCCACCTGGGTGAGTATTACCTGGACAAGCGCCGCTACCAGGACGCGGCCGAATCCTACAACGCCTTCGTGGACCGCAACCCGCTGCACAAGGTCGCACCGGATTTCTCCATCCGCGTGATCGAAATTTACCAGAAGGGCGGCTTCCCCAAACTGGTACTGGATGCGAAAAAGGACTTTGCCACCACTTACGCGTTGAACGCCCAGTACTGGACCGTATTCGATATTGCCGAATACAGCGAAGCGGTGGAATTCCTGCAGGGCAACCTGATCGACCTGGCCGGCCACTACCATGCCGCCTACCAGGATAAGCGCCTCAAGGACCAGAAAGCGGAGCACTACAAAGAAGCCATTCACTGGTACCGAGCCTACCTGCAGTCGTTTAGCGACAAACCCCGTGCGCCGGAAATCAATTACCAGATGGCCGGCCTGATGCTGGAAAACCGCGACTTCCACAACGCCGCCCTGGAGTATGAGCGCACGGCCTACGAATACCCGGCGCACAAGGATTCCAGCGAGGCCGGTTACGCCGCGGTCTACGCCTACCGGGAACACCTGGGCACCGCGCTCAAGGACGCGGGCGCGCCGAAGCGAGCGCCCTTCCAGCGGGAGATTATTCGCTCGTCACTGAAATTCGCCGACACCTTCCCGCAGCACGCCAAGGCGCCGCAGGTGATGGTGGGCGCGGTGGAAGACCTCTACAGTCTCAAGGACTTCCCGCAGACCATTCAAAATGGCCGGCTGTTGCTGGAGAAATTCCCCACCGCGGAAACGGAAATCCGCCGTTCCGCCTGGATGCTGGTGGCCCACGCCTCCTTCGATACCGAGGCTTTTGTGGAGGCGGAAGCCGCCTACGGCGAGGCACTGGTTCTCACTACAGTGGACGCCGAGGACCGCGCAGGCCTGATCGACAACCTGGCGGCATCCATTTACCAGCAGGGCGACCAGGCGCGCAAACAGGAAGATCACGCCCTTGCCGCGCGGCACTTCCTGCGCATCCGACAGGCGGCGCCGGGCGCCTCAGTGCTGGCTACTGCGGAATACGATGCGGCGGCATCCCTGATTGTGCTCAAAGACTGGACCCAGGCGGCATCGGTACTCAACGGCTTTCGCCAGCATTTCCCTGAGCACGAGTTGACCAAGGAAGTCACCAAAAAACTTGCCGTGGTTTACCAGGAGAGCGGGGAGCTGCTGTTGGCCGCGGCCGAATTCGAGCGTATCGAGCGGGAGTCCGAAGACGAAGATGTGCGCCGTGAAGCGCTTACCCAGGCGGCGGACCTGTACAGCGCGGCCAAAGACAGCGAAAAGGCCCTGCGCGTGCTGCGCCGCTATGTAAAACTTTTCCCCGCGCCTATGGAGCCGGCGCTGGAAACCCGGCAGAAAATTGCCGGCCTGTATAAAGCCGCCGGCGATCAGCAGAACTATATGGGCGAGCTGCGGGAAATGGTGCGCATCGAGGGCCGCGGTGGCGAGGAACGCAACGACCGCACCCGCTACCTGGCCGGCAACGCCGCGCTGGTACTGGCGGAACCCGAATACGAAGCCTTTACCCAGGTGCGTTTGGTCGCACCGATCGAACAGAACCTGAATACAAAGCGCATACGTATGAAGCGCGCTATCAGTGCCTATACCGACCTGATCGATTACCAGGTGGCCGATGTCACGGCGGCCGCCACCTATTACCTGGCGGAGATCTACTTCCATTTCAGCCGCGCGCTGAAAGAGTCCGAGCGGCCCACAAATCTCAGCCCGCTGGAGCTGGAGGAGTACGAGCTGGCGCTGGAAGACCAGATCTACCCGTTCGAGGAAAAAGCCATCTCCGTGCACGAGAAAAATGTCGAGCTGTTGGGTATGGGTATCTACAACGCCTGGGTGGAAAAGAGCATCGGCAAGCTGGCCGGCCTGGTGCCGGCGCGCTACGCCAGGGCCGAGGATGCCGGTCAGTTTTTGCAGACCATAGTGCCCGTACCCGAAGTTCCTGAGCCGGAAGAACCCAAGGGCTCCTGA
- a CDS encoding AgmX/PglI C-terminal domain-containing protein → MSNFQQQRQAVSGELETVRHRISVLEEEQQLIDAQLAELRKDEPKHQLLDEISERLGKLEEAGAGELFWADDYREGASDAVIRRIQHTVSVYNDSLNLLQEKRRRVLSRIEDCNEEIFELDDRAEELRRQEEEVHYEFEITREMEPEEYRPMNMPWHTRGEDERRFRLCLLVSLLVALLLGYTVPLWQLPEKEDEVVEIPERLAKLVIEKKTKPKPPPEPEKPQQKKEEKKPEPKQEVAKEEPKPSKVEKKQARKKAERAGVLAFKDNFQDLMEDDLDNRLGERTQLSTAGKKENRSQRSLITAAATAGSGGINTAELSRNVGGTGSSLEGVAFSRVESSIGTEGDFAGEERPLSDGVGPSRTDEEIQIVFDRYKASLYRIYNRELRNNPALQGKMVLKITIEPDGSVSLAQVESSDMDSPTLNSKIVARVKRFNFGPKEGVPTITILYPIDFLPAA, encoded by the coding sequence GTGAGTAATTTTCAACAACAAAGGCAGGCAGTGAGCGGTGAGCTGGAGACAGTCCGGCACCGCATCAGTGTGCTCGAAGAGGAGCAGCAGCTGATCGATGCCCAGCTGGCGGAACTGCGCAAGGATGAGCCCAAGCACCAGTTGCTGGACGAAATCTCCGAGCGCCTCGGCAAGCTGGAAGAAGCCGGTGCCGGAGAGCTTTTCTGGGCAGACGACTACCGGGAAGGTGCCTCCGATGCTGTTATTCGCCGCATACAGCACACCGTCAGCGTCTATAACGACAGCCTCAACCTGCTGCAGGAAAAGCGCCGGCGGGTGCTCAGCAGGATCGAGGACTGCAACGAAGAAATTTTCGAGCTGGACGACCGCGCAGAAGAACTGCGCCGGCAGGAAGAGGAAGTCCACTATGAGTTCGAAATAACCCGGGAGATGGAGCCGGAGGAATACCGGCCCATGAACATGCCCTGGCATACCCGGGGCGAGGACGAGCGGCGTTTCCGCCTCTGTCTGCTCGTTTCCCTGCTGGTGGCGTTGCTGCTGGGCTATACGGTGCCCCTCTGGCAGCTCCCGGAGAAAGAAGACGAGGTGGTGGAGATTCCCGAGCGTCTGGCCAAGCTGGTGATCGAGAAGAAAACCAAGCCCAAGCCGCCACCGGAGCCGGAAAAACCCCAGCAGAAGAAGGAAGAGAAAAAGCCCGAGCCCAAGCAGGAGGTGGCCAAGGAAGAGCCCAAGCCCAGCAAAGTGGAGAAAAAGCAGGCTCGCAAGAAAGCCGAGCGCGCCGGGGTACTGGCCTTCAAGGACAACTTCCAGGACCTGATGGAGGACGACCTGGACAATCGCCTCGGGGAGCGCACCCAGCTCAGCACCGCGGGCAAGAAGGAGAACCGCAGTCAGCGCTCGCTTATCACCGCGGCCGCCACTGCCGGCAGTGGTGGTATCAACACTGCCGAACTCAGCCGCAATGTGGGTGGAACGGGATCGTCGCTGGAAGGTGTAGCCTTCTCACGGGTTGAAAGCTCAATCGGCACCGAGGGAGATTTCGCCGGCGAAGAGCGTCCGCTCAGCGATGGTGTGGGCCCATCCCGCACCGACGAGGAGATCCAGATCGTCTTCGACCGTTACAAGGCCTCACTGTACAGGATCTACAACCGAGAGCTGCGCAACAACCCGGCCCTCCAGGGCAAGATGGTGCTGAAAATCACCATCGAACCGGACGGCTCGGTGTCCCTGGCGCAGGTGGAATCCAGCGATATGGACTCGCCGACCCTGAACAGCAAGATCGTGGCGAGGGTAAAGCGGTTCAACTTCGGCCCCAAAGAAGGCGTACCGACCATCACCATCCTCTACCCGATCGACTTCCTCCCCGCGGCCTAG